The Bombus vancouverensis nearcticus chromosome 9, iyBomVanc1_principal, whole genome shotgun sequence genome includes a window with the following:
- the LOC117158825 gene encoding zinc finger HIT domain-containing protein 3, translated as MANICCICGKTKCSYKCPVCEEAYCSIGCCKEHKLNNCQSPKSQENKVIEDTKNKINYDFPTEDTVPIEKLNQLHHSEELKNCLKNPHVRNIMRAILTDKNPTRAIALAMTEPIFVEMADACLKVVEPEVNNESC; from the exons ATGGCAAATATTTGTTGCATATGTGGGAAAACGAAATGTTCGTATAAATGTCCTGTATGTGAAGAAGCTTA TTGTTCCATAGGTTGCTGTAAGGAGCATAAACTGAATAATTGTCAATCACCGAAGTCTCAGGAGAACAAAGTTATAGAAGATacgaagaataaaattaattatgatTTTCCAACGGAAGACACAGTTCCCATTGAAAAATTGAACCAGTTACATCACAGCGAAGAATTGAAGAACTGCTTAAAGAATCCGCATGTACGAAATATAATGCGTGCAATTTTAACAGATAAGAATCCAACAAGAGCTATCGCTTTAGCTATGACTGAACCAATATTCGTAGAAATGGCAGATGCTTGTTTGAAAGTTGTTGAACCTGAAGTTAACAATGAATCAtgttaa